Proteins encoded by one window of Arachis ipaensis cultivar K30076 chromosome B04, Araip1.1, whole genome shotgun sequence:
- the LOC107639142 gene encoding cyclin-T1-3, with translation MAGLVSGELSHHGAPDGNSSRSSKDNQEETLGRWYMSRKEIEENSPSRKDGVDLKKETYLRKSYCTFLQDLGMRLKVPQVTIATAIIFCHRFFLRQSHAKNDRRTIATVCMFLAGKVEETPRPLKDVILVSYEIIHKKDPAAAQRIKQKDVYEQQKELILLGERVVLATLAFDLNVQHPYKPLVEAIKKFNVAKNALAQVAWNFVNDGLRTSLCLQFKPHHIAAGAIFLAAKFLKVKLPSDGEKVWWQEFDVTPRQLEEVSNQMLELYEQNRIPPSQGSEVEGSGGGATRSATKAPGSNEEQASKHTSSHPAPHHSSAENHVVVPRGTENQSNDGSAEMGSDITDHKADLEIRESRNSEQFPLKDNKREVTNRSKSGTERIVSGDQDRIVGTKEASEVGRRDDLGSHKYSSVGRNMELREGPVGHSPKEAMKMIDTDKVKAALEKRRKERGEITLKKDVMDEDDLIERELEDGVELAVEDEKNKRERRRNWSKLDEADHCDHEETGDGKHTSMKGQLQKDMDADNAEEGEMLDDASSLSNNRKRKMGSPPPGRQPEMKKRGTSSLSEDGNVKGRVGYDYEE, from the exons ATGGCAGGACTTGTCTCTGGGGAACTGTCACATCATGGAGCACCTGATGGCAACTCTTCTAGAAGTTCTAAGGACAACCAGGAAGAAACACTGGGTCGCTGGTATATGTCCAGGaaagaaatagaggagaattcCCCATCAAGAAAAGATGGAGTTGACTTGAAGAAAGAGACATATCTGCGCAAGTCATACTGTACATTCTTACAGGATTTAGGCATGAGACTTAAAGT GCCTCAGGTTACTATAGCTACAGCGATAATATTTTGTCATCGGTTCTTTCTTCGACAATCTCATGCAAAGAACGACAGAAGG ACCATTGCAACTGTCTGTATGTTCCTTGCTGGGAAGGTTGAAGAGACTCCTCGTCCATTGAAAGATGTTATTCTTGTTTCTTACGAGATCATTCACAAAAAGGATCCTGCAGCTGCACAAAGGATAAAACAGAAG GATGTATATGAGCAGCAGAAAGAACTAATTTTACTTGGAGAGAGGGTTGTACTGGCCACTTTAGCATTTGACCTGAATGTTCAACACCCCTATAAGCCCCTTGTCGAGGCTATAAAGAAGTTCAATGTTGCAAAGAATGCCCTTGCACAAGTGGCATGGAACTTTGTTAATGATGG GCTGAGGACATCGCTCTGCCTGCAATTTAAGCCACATCATATTGCAGCAGGTGCTATTTTCCTTGCTGCCAAGTTCCTGAAAGTGAAGCTTCCATCAGATGGGGAGAAGGTTTGGTGGCAAGAGTTTGATGTCACCCCACGTCAACTAGAGG AAGTTAGCAATCAAATGTTGGAACTCTATGAGCAGAATAGAATACCACCATCTCAAGGAAGTGAAGTAGAAGGAAGTGGTGGAGGGGCAACGAGATCTGCTACAAAAGCTCCTGGTTCGAATGAGGAGCAGGCCTCAAAACATACATCCTCACATCCAGCTCCGCATCACTCATCTGCAGAAAATCATGTGGTAGTACCTAGGGGAACAGAAAACCAAAGCAATGATGGGAGTGCAGAAATGGGCAGTGACATTACTGACCACAAGGCTGACCTGGAAATAAGAGAGTCCCGGAACTCTGAACAGTTTCCTCTGAAAGATAACAAGAGAGAAGTAACAAATAGATCTAAATCTGGGACTGAACGCATAGTTTCAGGAGACCAGGATAGAATTGTTGGGACAAAGGAGGCTTCAGAAGTAGGAAGGAGGGATGATCTGGGTTCGCATAAGTATAGCAGTGTTGGTCGAAATATGGAGCTTCGTGAAGGTCCTGTTGGTCACTCACCCAAAGAAGCAATGAAGATGATTGACACAGACAAAGTGAAGGCTGCACTGGAAAAAAGGAGGAAGGAGCGAGGGGAAATAACCTTAAAGAAAGATGTCATGGATGAGGATGATCTCATTGAGAGGGAGCTCGAAGATGGCGTTGAATTAGCAGTTGAGGACGAGAAAAACAAGCGCGAGAGAAGACGGAACTGGTCTAAACTGGACGAGGCAGATCACTGTGACCATGAGGAAACCGGAGATGGTAAACACACAAGCATGAAGGGACAATTACAGAAAGATATGGATGCAGACAATGCAGAAGAGGGGGAGATGTTAGATGATGCTTCATCCCTGTCTAACAATCGCAAGAGAAAGATGGGAAGCCCTCCTCCGGGTAGGCAACCGGAGATGAAAAAGCGGGGTACTTCCAGTCTCTCTGAGGATGGAAATGTGAAAGGTAGAGTTGGCTATGACTATGAGGAATGA